The Pleurodeles waltl isolate 20211129_DDA chromosome 7, aPleWal1.hap1.20221129, whole genome shotgun sequence genome includes a region encoding these proteins:
- the LOC138247096 gene encoding octapeptide-repeat protein T2-like — translation MGRSTVGEREGERETEYERWVVGERESERETGYERWVEGERESERETGYERWVEGERGSERETEYEKCADGRVVKEERELKGERAREKPSMKDGQMGEWRRRGRTKCMGRSGERERETEYEIWPEGREREN, via the coding sequence ATGGGGAGAAGCACAGTGGgagagagagaaggtgagagagaaaCAGAGTATGAAAGATGGGtagtgggagagagagaaagtgagagagaaacagGGTATGAAAGAtgggtagagggagagagagaaagtgagagagaaacagGGTATGAAAGATgggtagagggagagagaggaagtgAAAGAGAAACAGAGTATGAAAAATGTGCAGATGGGAGAGTGGTGAAGGAAGAGAGAGAACTgaagggagagagagcgagagagaaaccgAGTATGAAAGATGGGCAGAtgggggagtggaggaggagagggagaacgAAATGCATGGGGAGAAGCGGAGAGCGCGAGAGAGAAACCGAGTATGAAATATGgccagaagggagagagagagagaactaa